In Leptodesmis sichuanensis A121, the following are encoded in one genomic region:
- a CDS encoding RNA recognition motif domain-containing protein produces the protein MSVYVGNLSYQVTQDDLIETFSEYGKVVNVQLPKDRETGRMRGFAFVEMSSEDEETAAIEALDGAEWMGRDLKVNKAKPREDRRSSMGGGNRGGGSFGRSDRRY, from the coding sequence ATGTCAGTTTATGTCGGTAATTTGTCCTATCAGGTCACTCAGGACGACCTCATTGAGACGTTTTCTGAGTACGGGAAGGTTGTTAATGTGCAACTTCCCAAAGACCGGGAAACGGGCAGAATGCGGGGGTTCGCCTTCGTTGAAATGTCTTCGGAAGATGAGGAGACTGCTGCAATTGAAGCGCTGGATGGGGCCGAGTGGATGGGACGCGACCTGAAAGTAAATAAGGCCAAACCCCGGGAAGATAGACGCTCTTCAATGGGTGGCGGTAACAGAGGAGGTGGTAGCTTCGGTCGCAGCGATCGCCGCTACTAA
- a CDS encoding FAD-binding oxidoreductase, translating to MTLTPTPPLNLDALIADLEGLELITDPVQVTKLSQDYYTYSPVLQEALHDKRGDLVVRAMSEADVLRVAKACVRHKVPLTVRGAGTGNYGQCVPLAGGVILDLSGMQQVKWIKPGIACVEPGAKLAAIDKQTRETGWEIRMAPSTYRKATIGGFIGGGSGGVGSVTYGQLRDRGNILALRVVTMEDEPQVIELRGDDVYKVAHAWGTNGIITELEIPLGPAYAWAEAIVAFPDFMTSARFGQALSNSDGIIKKLVCICADPIPTYFAALKGFIPAGSHVALVLVAECCLEPFGELVKEFKGQLCYQKSAQEASKGITLVEYSWNHTTLHARSVDPTLTYLQTLFPDDPELKVVEHLYHHYGDEVMMHLEFLRVGGTARPVGLQIVRYSTPERLQEIMDDHESVNAYIFNPHTYILEAGGRKTVDVQHLQFKEKVDPYGLLNPGKMRAWIEKQHSKGY from the coding sequence ATGACTCTTACCCCCACACCGCCCCTGAACCTGGATGCCCTGATCGCCGATCTGGAAGGATTGGAACTGATTACCGATCCGGTGCAAGTAACCAAGCTTTCCCAGGACTATTACACCTACAGCCCGGTGTTGCAGGAAGCCCTGCACGATAAACGCGGGGATCTGGTAGTGCGGGCCATGAGTGAGGCGGATGTTCTACGGGTAGCCAAGGCGTGTGTACGGCATAAAGTTCCCCTGACGGTGCGGGGAGCAGGTACGGGGAACTATGGTCAGTGTGTGCCTTTGGCAGGGGGAGTAATTTTAGATTTGTCGGGAATGCAGCAGGTTAAGTGGATTAAACCCGGCATCGCTTGTGTAGAACCGGGAGCAAAGTTAGCCGCGATCGATAAGCAGACACGGGAAACTGGCTGGGAAATTCGGATGGCTCCCTCGACTTATCGCAAGGCAACGATCGGCGGCTTTATTGGTGGCGGCAGTGGCGGTGTCGGATCTGTCACCTATGGGCAGTTACGCGATCGCGGGAATATTTTGGCGCTGCGGGTCGTAACGATGGAAGATGAACCGCAAGTGATTGAGTTGCGTGGGGATGATGTCTATAAAGTGGCCCATGCCTGGGGGACAAATGGCATTATTACCGAACTGGAAATTCCCCTGGGGCCTGCCTATGCCTGGGCAGAAGCGATCGTCGCTTTTCCCGACTTTATGACCAGTGCCCGGTTTGGACAGGCCCTCAGTAACAGCGACGGCATCATCAAAAAACTGGTTTGCATTTGTGCCGATCCGATTCCAACTTACTTTGCCGCTTTAAAGGGATTTATCCCAGCAGGAAGCCATGTGGCCCTGGTGCTGGTGGCTGAATGTTGCCTGGAGCCGTTTGGGGAATTAGTCAAGGAATTTAAAGGCCAGCTCTGTTATCAGAAAAGTGCTCAGGAGGCCAGCAAAGGCATTACCTTGGTGGAATATTCCTGGAACCATACCACGCTCCATGCCCGCAGTGTGGATCCCACCCTCACCTATCTACAAACCTTGTTCCCCGATGATCCAGAACTCAAGGTGGTGGAGCATCTCTATCACCATTACGGAGATGAGGTGATGATGCATCTAGAGTTTTTGCGAGTTGGGGGTACGGCTCGTCCGGTTGGATTGCAAATCGTGCGCTACTCCACTCCTGAACGGTTACAGGAGATTATGGATGATCACGAATCAGTGAATGCGTATATCTTCAACCCCCACACTTACATCCTGGAAGCAGGAGGAAGGAAGACCGTGGATGTGCAGCACTTGCAGTTCAAAGAAAAAGTAGACCCCTACGGTTTACTGAATCCAGGAAAAATGCGTGCCTGGATAGAAAAGCAGCACTCGAAAGGTTACTAA
- a CDS encoding DUF4126 domain-containing protein: protein MLELLAVLSVSAAAGMRIALPLLIIGLLYGDGLWAQVPLLARIPPPVVLAVLVSWSLFEVFASKNRTGQRLLQSVELLFSPIVGAILGIAVAKVTISSAWLIGLLGVVGGLLALVLQLVQIGWLYRLQSIPLWVIFAQDLLCVLLVIFAFDAPRQGGLIALLLLWLAIRSSKEWHRWYTEQAAPNQRRNPRRYKQDPD from the coding sequence ATGCTTGAACTTTTGGCTGTACTTTCCGTTTCTGCTGCCGCAGGTATGCGGATTGCACTGCCACTTCTCATTATTGGATTGCTGTATGGAGATGGTCTCTGGGCACAAGTGCCGTTACTGGCTCGCATCCCTCCTCCAGTGGTGCTGGCAGTACTGGTGAGTTGGTCACTGTTTGAAGTGTTTGCCTCTAAAAATCGTACCGGTCAACGCCTACTACAGAGTGTTGAATTGCTATTCAGCCCCATTGTGGGAGCTATCTTGGGAATCGCTGTAGCCAAAGTAACGATTTCCTCAGCCTGGTTGATCGGTCTCTTAGGGGTTGTGGGAGGGTTGCTGGCGCTGGTACTGCAATTAGTTCAAATAGGGTGGCTCTACCGCCTGCAAAGCATTCCCCTGTGGGTAATTTTTGCTCAGGACTTGCTCTGCGTATTACTGGTCATTTTTGCCTTCGATGCTCCTCGTCAGGGTGGTCTGATTGCACTACTGCTGCTCTGGTTGGCCATTCGCAGTTCTAAAGAGTGGCACCGCTGGTATACTGAGCAGGCCGCACCGAACCAGCGAAGAAACCCTCGCCGCTACAAACAGGATCCAGATTAA
- the tgt gene encoding tRNA guanosine(34) transglycosylase Tgt, protein MNTSFSFQLQTTCRHTHARVGVFSTPHGLVETPRFMPVGTLANVKTLTPDQLRGTGAQMVLANTYHLHLQPGEGIVAEAGGLHRFMAWDGPMLTDSGGFQVFSLSEMRTIAEEGVTFRSPRDGQMIHLSPERSVAIQNALGADVIMAFDECPPYPASREDVIEATERTFRWLKRCISAHDRSDQALFGIVQGGVYPDLREFAAQQLADLDLIGYAIGGVSVGEPPELIERIVQATAPLLPAEKPRYLMGVGTHREIVQAIAAGVDLFDCVIPTRLARHANALVQGERWNMRNARFRQDFSPLDPQCGCYTCQNFTRAYLSHLLRSQELLGYTLLSIHNITELVQFTQRIRQAILENRFIEEFGYWLRSGEGIGNRKQEEVDG, encoded by the coding sequence TTGAATACCTCTTTTTCCTTCCAATTACAGACAACTTGTCGCCACACCCATGCCAGGGTTGGAGTTTTCTCAACACCTCATGGCCTGGTAGAAACTCCCCGATTTATGCCCGTTGGCACATTGGCTAATGTGAAAACCCTCACACCGGATCAGCTTCGGGGAACAGGGGCGCAAATGGTACTGGCCAATACCTATCACCTGCATTTGCAACCCGGTGAAGGGATTGTGGCGGAGGCAGGAGGGCTACACCGCTTCATGGCCTGGGATGGTCCCATGCTGACCGATTCCGGTGGATTTCAGGTATTCAGCTTAAGCGAGATGCGGACGATCGCCGAAGAAGGTGTCACCTTCCGTTCTCCTCGTGATGGTCAAATGATTCACCTCTCTCCCGAACGCTCCGTTGCCATTCAGAATGCTCTAGGGGCGGACGTAATTATGGCTTTTGATGAATGTCCCCCTTATCCAGCCAGCCGAGAAGATGTCATCGAAGCTACAGAGCGTACCTTTCGCTGGTTGAAACGCTGCATTTCAGCCCACGATCGCTCCGATCAGGCATTGTTTGGGATTGTTCAGGGAGGCGTGTATCCTGATTTACGAGAGTTTGCCGCCCAGCAATTGGCCGACCTGGATTTGATTGGCTACGCGATCGGCGGCGTGAGTGTGGGCGAACCTCCAGAACTGATCGAGCGCATTGTCCAGGCCACCGCGCCCCTCCTACCTGCCGAAAAGCCGCGCTACTTGATGGGTGTAGGAACGCATCGGGAAATTGTGCAAGCGATCGCCGCTGGAGTGGATCTCTTCGATTGTGTGATCCCCACTCGTCTGGCTCGTCATGCTAATGCCCTGGTTCAGGGAGAACGGTGGAATATGCGAAATGCCAGATTTCGTCAGGATTTCAGCCCTTTAGACCCCCAGTGTGGCTGCTATACCTGTCAGAACTTCACCCGCGCTTACCTGAGCCATCTGTTGCGATCGCAAGAGCTACTGGGCTACACTCTTCTCTCCATTCACAACATCACCGAACTGGTGCAATTCACCCAACGCATTCGACAGGCAATTTTGGAGAATCGCTTTATAGAAGAGTTTGGATACTGGTTGAGGAGCGGGGAGGGAATAGGGAATAGAAAACAGGAAGAAGTGGATGGGTAG
- the accC gene encoding acetyl-CoA carboxylase biotin carboxylase subunit: protein MQFSKILIANRGEIALRILRTCEELGIATVAVHSTIDRHSLHVQLADEAVCIGDPASSKSYLNIPNIIAAALTRNATAIHPGYGFLAENARFAEICADHQIVFIGPSPEAIRAMGDKSTAKKTMEAVGVPTVPGSRGLLLDEAEARAVARKIGYPVLIKATAGGGGRGMRLVKDDSELGPLFAAAQGEAEAAFGNPGVYMEKFVQKPRHIEFQVLADSYGNVIHLGERECSIQRRHQKLLEEAPSTALTPELRFKMGQAAVLAAKAINYEGAGTVEFLLDQSGEFYFMEMNTRIQVEHPVTEMITGLDLIAEQIRIAQGERLSLSQDDVVLQGHAIECRINAEDPDQNFRPHPGRISGYLPASGPGVRMDSHVYTDYEIPPYYDSLIGKLIVWGRDRPAAIRRMRRALRECAITGLPTTIGFHQRILDTPEFQQGDIYTNFVEQVMMAKKE, encoded by the coding sequence ATGCAGTTTTCTAAGATACTAATTGCTAACCGGGGAGAAATTGCTTTGCGGATTCTCCGCACCTGTGAGGAACTAGGAATTGCGACGGTCGCTGTACACTCTACGATCGATCGTCACTCCTTGCATGTGCAGTTGGCAGATGAAGCCGTATGCATTGGCGACCCGGCCAGCAGCAAAAGCTATCTCAACATTCCCAATATTATTGCAGCGGCGTTGACCCGGAATGCGACTGCCATCCATCCCGGCTATGGCTTTCTGGCAGAAAATGCTCGCTTCGCTGAAATCTGTGCCGATCACCAGATTGTCTTCATTGGACCATCTCCAGAGGCGATTCGGGCGATGGGAGACAAATCTACGGCTAAGAAAACGATGGAGGCTGTAGGCGTGCCAACGGTTCCCGGCAGTCGGGGATTGCTCCTGGATGAAGCAGAAGCGCGGGCGGTGGCTCGTAAAATTGGCTACCCGGTTCTGATCAAAGCTACAGCTGGTGGGGGTGGTCGAGGAATGCGCCTGGTGAAGGACGATAGCGAACTTGGCCCCTTATTTGCGGCGGCTCAGGGAGAAGCAGAAGCTGCCTTTGGTAATCCTGGCGTGTATATGGAAAAGTTTGTCCAGAAACCGCGTCACATCGAATTTCAGGTGCTGGCCGATAGCTATGGGAATGTGATCCACCTGGGAGAACGGGAATGTTCGATCCAGCGTCGTCACCAAAAGTTGCTGGAAGAAGCCCCCAGTACGGCTCTTACCCCGGAATTACGCTTCAAAATGGGGCAGGCGGCGGTGCTGGCGGCCAAAGCTATTAACTACGAAGGAGCGGGTACGGTTGAATTCCTGCTGGATCAATCGGGTGAATTTTATTTTATGGAAATGAATACTCGGATCCAGGTGGAACATCCAGTAACAGAAATGATCACGGGACTGGATCTGATTGCCGAACAAATTCGGATTGCTCAAGGAGAACGGCTGAGTCTGTCGCAGGATGACGTGGTACTTCAGGGACACGCGATCGAATGCCGGATTAATGCGGAAGACCCAGATCAAAATTTTCGTCCCCACCCTGGCCGGATCAGTGGCTATCTGCCTGCCAGTGGGCCAGGAGTGCGGATGGATTCCCACGTCTATACTGACTATGAAATCCCGCCTTACTACGATTCACTAATTGGCAAACTGATTGTCTGGGGGCGCGATCGTCCTGCTGCCATTCGTCGGATGCGCCGTGCTTTACGAGAATGTGCCATCACGGGCTTACCAACAACAATTGGCTTCCACCAACGTATCCTGGACACCCCAGAATTTCAGCAAGGAGATATCTATACCAACTTTGTAGAGCAGGTGATGATGGCTAAAAAGGAATGA
- a CDS encoding serine/threonine protein kinase codes for MAGQILGDRYQVERQIGKQTGRWTLLARDLQTQEQVVLKLLFVDENLEWDDLKLFEREVEILQSLSHPSIPRYLGYFEHELPNARALVLLQTFVEGKSLEQCLQQGRLFSEAEAKQLAKALLSVLIYLHNRSTPIIHRDIKPSNILLANRQLYLVDFGSVKRISANDTTAFTIVGTYGYMPPEQFSGRATPASDLYGLGGTILALVTGTHPSSLPRSGIRIDFSQITTITPEFADWLSWLYEPTLDRRVKTAQEALQALTQGRQAISPDSAPAIAPVQKPADTKVTITKEPTFLEVILPSRLGQTQLQINQQQIMLSNKRLGIATGRPQVIPRKEITRIERRPASSHSASCEEPSLTLWAGTQKYELKGNPPLTTQEINWLVYELSTWLKVPVV; via the coding sequence ATGGCAGGACAGATTTTGGGCGATCGTTATCAAGTCGAACGCCAGATTGGCAAGCAGACTGGACGTTGGACTTTGCTGGCCCGTGATCTGCAAACTCAGGAACAGGTTGTCCTCAAGCTACTGTTTGTAGACGAAAATCTGGAATGGGACGATCTGAAGCTATTTGAGCGGGAAGTTGAAATTCTCCAATCCTTATCTCATCCATCAATTCCTCGATACCTGGGATATTTTGAACATGAGTTGCCTAATGCCAGAGCGCTGGTTTTGCTCCAGACTTTTGTAGAGGGCAAATCCCTGGAACAGTGTTTGCAACAGGGTCGGTTATTCAGTGAAGCAGAAGCTAAGCAATTGGCAAAAGCACTTTTGAGTGTTTTGATCTATTTGCACAACCGATCGACTCCCATCATTCACCGGGACATTAAGCCCAGTAATATTCTTTTGGCAAACCGTCAGCTTTATCTGGTGGATTTCGGCTCTGTCAAGCGGATCTCTGCGAATGACACCACCGCTTTTACCATTGTTGGCACCTACGGCTATATGCCTCCTGAACAGTTTAGCGGGCGGGCAACCCCTGCCTCTGACCTGTATGGTTTGGGAGGAACGATTCTGGCATTAGTCACAGGAACTCATCCTTCTAGCCTGCCGCGATCGGGGATCCGCATTGATTTTAGCCAGATTACAACCATCACGCCTGAGTTTGCCGATTGGTTGAGCTGGCTGTATGAGCCCACCCTAGACCGTCGAGTCAAAACTGCGCAGGAAGCCTTACAGGCTCTCACTCAAGGACGACAGGCTATTTCCCCTGATTCTGCCCCTGCGATCGCTCCCGTCCAGAAACCTGCCGACACTAAAGTTACCATCACTAAAGAACCCACGTTTCTGGAAGTGATTTTGCCTTCCCGCCTGGGACAAACTCAGTTGCAAATCAATCAACAGCAGATTATGTTGTCCAACAAGCGCTTAGGGATTGCTACTGGTCGGCCTCAAGTTATCCCCCGGAAGGAGATCACTCGCATAGAACGCCGTCCTGCTTCATCCCATTCTGCATCTTGTGAAGAACCCTCTCTGACTCTGTGGGCAGGAACTCAGAAATATGAGCTAAAAGGCAATCCACCCCTCACAACTCAGGAAATCAATTGGCTAGTTTATGAACTGTCAACGTGGCTAAAAGTGCCTGTGGTGTAA
- the ilvN gene encoding acetolactate synthase small subunit produces the protein MKHTLSVLVEDEAGVLTRIAGLFARRGFNIESLAVGPAEQLGVSRITMVVPGDDRIIEQLTKQLYKLINVLKVQDITEVPCVERELMLMKVNANSSNRSEVVELAQIFRARVVDVAEDSLTLEVVGDPGKMVAIVQVLNKFGIREIARTGKIALTRESGVNTEFLKSLESKVEGAVR, from the coding sequence ATGAAGCACACGTTATCAGTATTGGTTGAAGATGAAGCCGGGGTTCTGACCCGCATTGCTGGATTGTTTGCCCGCCGCGGTTTTAACATCGAGAGTTTGGCTGTAGGCCCAGCAGAGCAATTGGGGGTCTCTCGCATCACAATGGTTGTTCCCGGAGATGACCGGATCATTGAGCAGTTGACCAAGCAACTGTACAAGCTGATCAACGTCTTAAAGGTGCAGGATATTACAGAAGTGCCCTGTGTTGAGCGGGAATTGATGCTGATGAAGGTCAATGCCAATAGCTCAAACCGTTCTGAAGTGGTGGAACTAGCTCAGATCTTCCGGGCGCGAGTTGTCGATGTCGCAGAAGATTCATTAACCCTGGAAGTGGTGGGTGATCCCGGTAAGATGGTAGCGATCGTGCAAGTACTGAATAAATTTGGCATTCGAGAAATTGCTCGCACAGGTAAAATTGCGCTCACTCGTGAGTCGGGGGTCAATACTGAGTTCCTCAAATCTCTGGAATCGAAAGTTGAGGGAGCGGTTCGTTAG
- a CDS encoding DUF2459 domain-containing protein — protein MLMKWAMSKICLGLVGGVVAGGALLAIAAVTPRKWFFSQTEPCEFTIYLTSDGFHTNFIVPVETAAYRWQEHLNLEAIGKTPAASYRYLQFGWGDRRFYMETPSWDQVNPTEALRALFYWRNDSAIFVKGHPQVPHYPNEQLKCLRLGKTDFLALMNFINSTFQVGADGHKQRLGSGQDRDSSFYAAIGSYSILKTCNSWTADGLRVANVNTPLWAGLATPIMQQLRNGCECSPTERINGTQVR, from the coding sequence ATGCTGATGAAATGGGCTATGAGCAAAATCTGCCTTGGTCTGGTAGGTGGGGTTGTGGCGGGGGGAGCCTTGCTGGCGATCGCAGCCGTGACTCCCCGCAAGTGGTTTTTCTCTCAAACTGAACCTTGCGAGTTCACTATTTATCTGACCAGCGATGGCTTCCATACCAATTTCATCGTTCCGGTTGAGACGGCAGCCTATCGCTGGCAAGAGCACCTCAACCTGGAAGCCATAGGGAAGACTCCTGCAGCCTCTTACCGCTATCTTCAGTTTGGCTGGGGCGATCGTCGGTTTTATATGGAAACCCCTTCCTGGGATCAGGTCAATCCCACCGAGGCGCTGCGTGCCCTCTTCTATTGGCGCAACGACTCTGCCATTTTTGTCAAAGGTCATCCTCAAGTTCCCCATTACCCCAATGAGCAACTCAAATGTCTGCGACTGGGGAAAACGGATTTTTTGGCTCTGATGAACTTTATTAACAGTACCTTTCAGGTGGGGGCAGATGGCCATAAACAGCGTCTTGGCAGTGGCCAGGATCGGGACAGCAGTTTTTACGCCGCGATCGGTTCCTACTCCATTCTGAAAACCTGTAACTCCTGGACAGCGGATGGACTGCGAGTGGCAAATGTTAATACCCCTCTCTGGGCCGGACTAGCTACCCCCATCATGCAGCAACTCAGAAATGGGTGCGAATGCAGTCCCACTGAACGCATAAACGGTACTCAAGTGAGATGA
- a CDS encoding photosystem II reaction center protein K: MEAALLLAKLPEAYAIFDPLVDVLPIIPVFFLLLAFVWQAAVGFR; this comes from the coding sequence ATGGAAGCAGCCCTGCTTTTAGCAAAACTGCCCGAGGCTTATGCAATCTTCGATCCCCTGGTGGATGTTCTGCCAATCATTCCAGTCTTCTTCTTGTTGCTGGCATTTGTTTGGCAAGCGGCTGTTGGTTTTAGATAA
- a CDS encoding chlororespiratory reduction protein 7 produces the protein MPDPRLYESDTFVLLEPDQAEQFLTRSELLEKLATVLSQQQNDLPRDLQRFSSLAEQAEYLLDTSCELDMGPGTFLQWYVVRLEKS, from the coding sequence ATGCCCGACCCGAGATTATATGAAAGCGATACTTTCGTCCTGTTAGAGCCAGATCAAGCAGAGCAATTTCTTACCCGATCGGAACTTTTAGAAAAATTGGCAACTGTCTTAAGCCAGCAACAGAACGATTTGCCCCGCGATCTGCAACGGTTCTCCTCCCTAGCGGAACAGGCTGAGTATCTGCTGGATACCTCCTGTGAACTGGATATGGGGCCGGGAACGTTTTTGCAGTGGTATGTAGTTCGGTTAGAGAAATCGTGA
- the hemH gene encoding ferrochelatase codes for MGRVGVLLLNLGGPDRLEDVRPFLFNLFSDPEIIRLPFPWLQRPLAWLISTSRAKRSQENYRQIGGGSPLRRITEEQAQALQDQLQQQGQDATVYVGMRYWHPFTEEAVARIKRDRIERLVVLPLYPQFSISTSGSSFRLLQQIWESDPNLTPIDYTVIPSWYDRPGYLQAMADLIAQELDQFPNPNEVHIFFSAHGVPVSYVEEAGDPYQREIEACTHLIMQTLNRPNAYTLAYQSRVGPVEWLRPYTDDALKELAEQGVKDLVVVPISFVSEHIETLQEIDIEYRELAEEAGIENFHRVPALNTHPVFIQDLAAMVTDALNAPSCHFTEVVRPDEKVKLYPQERWEWGMTISAEVWNGRLAMVGILAVLLELLVGRGPLHAIGLL; via the coding sequence ATGGGTCGAGTTGGCGTTTTATTACTCAATTTAGGTGGGCCGGATCGACTGGAAGATGTCCGTCCTTTTCTGTTTAACTTATTCTCTGACCCTGAAATTATTCGGCTGCCGTTTCCCTGGCTGCAGCGCCCCTTAGCCTGGTTAATTTCCACGTCACGGGCCAAGCGATCGCAGGAGAACTACAGGCAAATTGGTGGCGGCTCTCCCCTGCGGCGGATCACGGAAGAACAGGCCCAGGCTTTGCAAGATCAGCTACAGCAACAGGGGCAGGATGCCACAGTTTATGTGGGTATGCGCTACTGGCATCCTTTTACGGAAGAGGCTGTGGCTCGAATTAAACGCGATCGGATTGAGCGCTTAGTGGTGCTGCCCCTCTATCCCCAGTTTTCCATCAGCACCAGTGGGTCTAGTTTCCGGCTGCTGCAACAAATTTGGGAATCCGATCCCAATCTCACGCCGATTGACTATACTGTGATTCCCTCCTGGTATGACCGCCCTGGCTATTTGCAGGCAATGGCTGACCTGATTGCTCAGGAACTGGATCAATTTCCCAATCCCAACGAAGTACACATTTTCTTCAGTGCCCATGGCGTTCCTGTAAGTTACGTGGAAGAAGCAGGCGACCCTTATCAACGAGAAATTGAAGCCTGCACCCACCTGATCATGCAAACCTTGAATCGGCCTAATGCCTATACCCTGGCTTATCAGAGTCGAGTAGGGCCAGTGGAATGGTTACGGCCTTATACCGATGATGCACTTAAGGAACTGGCTGAACAGGGTGTCAAAGACCTCGTAGTAGTGCCGATTAGCTTTGTGTCAGAACACATTGAAACGTTGCAAGAAATTGATATTGAATATCGAGAACTGGCCGAAGAAGCTGGTATCGAAAATTTCCACCGGGTTCCCGCACTCAATACTCACCCAGTGTTTATTCAGGATCTGGCGGCTATGGTGACGGATGCCCTGAATGCTCCCAGTTGCCACTTTACGGAGGTCGTTCGGCCGGATGAAAAGGTGAAGCTGTATCCTCAAGAACGGTGGGAGTGGGGAATGACCATTTCCGCAGAAGTTTGGAATGGTCGTTTGGCAATGGTGGGAATTCTGGCTGTGCTGCTGGAACTGCTCGTAGGTCGGGGGCCATTACACGCGATCGGCTTACTGTAA
- a CDS encoding porin family protein yields MRFSLNKPSAIATISLLAIAPSVLLAGSRATAQMDPYMQAPAPVSSSGDPTYQTSSTPFPGSSESYEMPASSASADPCVSPTAANDPQVRAYLRERGVCPSPSPGELPPASVTPPGEGVVVVETRPMGFGGAYVGAGIAAGVTNGGQQGTSALFGGNIQGRIAPFEDVPISARAAILFGPNNSAIMPMLTYDIPVAVNTNVYIGGGYSFVEKNGQPTPIGNKSSAVVVVGAESSVTRDIVLYGDAKLGIQPYYNTSASSLSLQAGMGYRF; encoded by the coding sequence ATGCGATTCTCCCTAAACAAACCATCTGCGATCGCGACCATTTCTCTGCTGGCGATCGCCCCATCTGTCCTTCTCGCAGGAAGCCGTGCTACCGCCCAGATGGATCCCTATATGCAAGCTCCTGCCCCAGTTTCCAGTAGCGGCGATCCTACCTACCAAACGTCCAGTACGCCGTTTCCGGGATCCAGTGAGTCCTATGAAATGCCTGCTAGTTCTGCTAGCGCAGATCCCTGTGTTTCGCCTACCGCCGCGAATGATCCCCAGGTGCGGGCATATTTGCGAGAAAGAGGAGTATGTCCTTCACCTTCCCCTGGGGAGCTACCTCCTGCAAGTGTGACACCGCCCGGTGAGGGAGTAGTTGTAGTTGAAACACGCCCGATGGGGTTTGGAGGAGCTTACGTAGGAGCGGGGATTGCTGCAGGGGTAACAAATGGTGGGCAGCAGGGAACTTCTGCACTGTTTGGCGGTAACATTCAGGGCCGGATTGCTCCGTTTGAAGATGTCCCTATTTCCGCGCGAGCAGCAATTCTGTTTGGCCCCAACAATTCTGCCATCATGCCCATGCTGACCTATGATATTCCCGTTGCCGTCAATACCAATGTTTACATTGGTGGAGGCTATTCCTTTGTAGAGAAAAATGGTCAACCAACTCCCATTGGCAACAAGAGTTCTGCAGTAGTGGTAGTGGGGGCAGAATCCAGTGTTACCAGAGATATTGTGCTGTATGGAGATGCCAAGCTAGGAATTCAGCCCTACTACAATACGTCAGCCAGTAGCCTCAGTTTGCAGGCGGGTATGGGCTATCGGTTTTAA
- the rpsU gene encoding 30S ribosomal protein S21: protein MTQIVVGENEGLESALRRFKRQVSKAGIFQDMRKNRHFETPLEKEKRKAIARRKKRFR, encoded by the coding sequence ATGACTCAGATAGTCGTCGGAGAAAATGAAGGGCTTGAGTCGGCGTTGCGTCGATTTAAGCGTCAGGTTTCCAAAGCGGGGATTTTCCAAGATATGCGGAAGAATCGCCACTTTGAAACTCCCCTTGAAAAAGAAAAGCGGAAAGCGATCGCTCGTCGGAAAAAGCGGTTCCGCTAA